The DNA window GCCGTGCAGCTGGCCACCGACTGGGAGACCTACGCCCGGCTGGCCTGCGGGCGGATCCGGCCCGAGAGTGCCGAGGTGAAGATCGAGGGCGACGAGGCACTGGGGCGGCGGATCCTGGAGAACTTCTCCGTCACCCCGTGACGGCTCCCGGCCTCTGGGGCGGCGTCGCCGCAGAGGCCGGGTGGTCTGCCGTCGCACCCGGGCGAGCCGTCACCCCTCCCGCGCCGCCGGGATGTACGCGGTCACCGGTGGGGCCGAGGCACGCTCGGCCTCCCGCCGCGCGGCGGCCGGGAGCAGCCGCGCGATCATGGCCAGCCCCAGCAGCATCGGCCCGTAGAGCCAGCAGAACGCCCAGCGGTAGGAGTCGGCGGTGTGGACGCCTCCGGAGCTGACCGCGTCCAGCAGCACGCCGATGCCCAGCAGGGTCACCGCCGTGGCCACGAAGCCGCCCACATTGACGATGCCGGAGGCGGTGCCCAGCCGCTCCACCGGGTTGGCCGGGCGCGCGTAGTCGAACCCGACCAGGGACGCCGAGCCATTGCTGCCCATGAAGGTGATCAGGGTGACCAGCAGCCACATCGGCGGATGCCCGCCCGGCCAGGCCAGCGCCACGGCCCAGAGCGCGCCGGTGCCCAGCACCACGGTCAGCACGATCGGGGTACGGGCGCCCGGTCGGCGCGAGACCAGCTGGCCGAAGAGCAGCCCGCAGGCCATGCTGCTGACCACCAGCAGGGTGAGCAGGCCCGCCGCCGTACCGCGCGACAGCTGCTGACCCTCCACCAGGTACGGCATCCCCCAGAGCAGGCCGAAGGCATTGGCCGGGAACTGGGTGGTGAAGTGCACCCACATGCCCAGCCGGGTGCCGGGCTCCCGCCAGGCGGCGCGGATCTGCGGCACCACCGGCACCCGGACCCGGGGGGTGCGGCGGGCCGACGGGTCGGCGGCGGTACGGGCCCGGCCGCGCGGCCGGAACGGCGAACCGCTCTCGGGGCTGTCCCGCAGCAGCGTCGCCACCAGGGCGAGGACGGCGATGCCCAGCAGGGCGGTGGCGGTGAAGGTGGCGGTCCAGCCCCGGCTGTGCAGCAGCTGGGCCAGCACGGCGGTGGAGACCAGGTTGCCGCTGAGTCCGACCAGGCCGGTGATCTGGGCGATCAGCGGATTGCGGCGCGCGGGGAACCAGCGGGCGGCCAGCCGCAGCACGCTCACAAAGGTCATCGCGTCGCCGCAGCCCAGCACCGCGCGGGAGACCAGCGCCGGGGCGAAGCCGGTGGACTGGGCGAAGCCGAGCTGACCGAGCGTCAGCAGCACCACGCCGAAGGTGAGTACCCGCCGTGGCCCGAGCCGGTCCACCAGCAGCCCCACCGGTATCTGCATCGCGGCATAGACCAGCACCTGGAGGATGGAGAAGGCGGACAGCGCGGACGCGCCCACCCCGAACCGGTCGGCCGCGTCCAGCCCGGCCACGCCCAGGCTGGTGCGGTGGACCACGGCGAGCGCATAGACGCAGGCGCCGATCCCCCAGGCCAGCCAGGCGGCGCGGCCACCCGGCGGCTCGCCCGCCGGGGCCGTGGCGCAGCGGGCGGGCCGCCGCACGGGGTCGGACTCCGGCGGTGCGGCCGCCTCGGCGGGGCCGGGCACGCTCGCGGTCACGGCGGTCTGCTCCTCTTCTGTACGTGTCCGTACCTGCTGTGCGGGGGCTGGTTCCGGGGCTCGGGGCTTGACCGATGTC is part of the Peterkaempfera bronchialis genome and encodes:
- a CDS encoding MFS transporter, giving the protein MTASVPGPAEAAAPPESDPVRRPARCATAPAGEPPGGRAAWLAWGIGACVYALAVVHRTSLGVAGLDAADRFGVGASALSAFSILQVLVYAAMQIPVGLLVDRLGPRRVLTFGVVLLTLGQLGFAQSTGFAPALVSRAVLGCGDAMTFVSVLRLAARWFPARRNPLIAQITGLVGLSGNLVSTAVLAQLLHSRGWTATFTATALLGIAVLALVATLLRDSPESGSPFRPRGRARTAADPSARRTPRVRVPVVPQIRAAWREPGTRLGMWVHFTTQFPANAFGLLWGMPYLVEGQQLSRGTAAGLLTLLVVSSMACGLLFGQLVSRRPGARTPIVLTVVLGTGALWAVALAWPGGHPPMWLLVTLITFMGSNGSASLVGFDYARPANPVERLGTASGIVNVGGFVATAVTLLGIGVLLDAVSSGGVHTADSYRWAFCWLYGPMLLGLAMIARLLPAAARREAERASAPPVTAYIPAAREG